The following are encoded together in the Acidicapsa ligni genome:
- a CDS encoding type II toxin-antitoxin system VapC family toxin encodes MILDSSALIAILREEPEAQAFKAAILESRSVKISAATYLEASIVVDGYKDPLLRARFDAILEATHIEIEPFTVQQARIARQAYRDYGRGSGHRANLNFGDCFAYALARDKREPLLYKGNDFIHTDIRKP; translated from the coding sequence ATGATCCTCGACTCCTCGGCATTAATCGCAATACTTAGAGAAGAACCGGAGGCCCAGGCATTCAAGGCCGCAATACTGGAATCGCGATCTGTCAAAATCTCCGCAGCTACTTACCTCGAAGCCAGCATCGTCGTGGACGGATATAAAGATCCATTACTACGAGCTCGTTTCGATGCCATCCTCGAAGCAACGCATATTGAGATTGAGCCTTTCACCGTTCAACAGGCCCGAATCGCTCGCCAGGCCTACCGCGACTACGGCCGCGGCAGCGGACACCGGGCTAACCTCAACTTCGGCGACTGCTTTGCCTATGCACTGGCTCGCGACAAGCGAGAACCGCTGCTCTACAAAGGCAATGACTTCATTCACACCGATATTCGCAAGCCCTAA
- a CDS encoding type II toxin-antitoxin system VapB family antitoxin, with protein MTSLNIKNEETVRLVRELSKRTGQSMTGAITLAVKAQLEQPNPKAELAKWLDEVTRETAVLMKDGPTSTELIDALYDPETGLPI; from the coding sequence ATGACGAGCCTGAATATAAAGAACGAAGAAACGGTTCGATTGGTAAGAGAACTGAGCAAGCGCACTGGACAAAGCATGACTGGTGCAATCACCCTTGCAGTAAAAGCGCAACTGGAGCAGCCCAATCCAAAAGCTGAATTAGCGAAGTGGCTGGATGAGGTAACGCGTGAAACCGCCGTTTTGATGAAGGACGGACCCACTTCCACGGAGCTGATAGACGCGTTATACGATCCGGAAACGGGACTCCCGATATGA